In Musa acuminata AAA Group cultivar baxijiao chromosome BXJ2-3, Cavendish_Baxijiao_AAA, whole genome shotgun sequence, the following proteins share a genomic window:
- the LOC135606496 gene encoding NAC domain-containing protein 43-like, with amino-acid sequence MSISVNAESCVPPGFRFHPTEEELLNYYLRKKVMSEKIDLDVIRDVDLNKLEPWDIQEKCRIGSTPQNDWYFFSHKDKKYPTGTRTNRATAAGFWKATGRDKVIYSSVTRIGMRKTLVFYRGRAPHGQKSDWIMHEYRLDDHSDLISHSNAPSSMGEGTNQEDAWVVCRVFKKKNHHRAIDRPNNSASVTSDAKTQLLHHPGSGDDALDQILQYMGRSCKGESQWTTNSTSNNIEYLRPIEIASSSGLQEMFMKLPAPGSPTITPLPNSFPLDHSCDDQTSYGMSAAVDMGSAHRAETGSGDWAAFDRLLASQLNGPYEGPKPLDDDSGVGFRSSARVVHADDDDDDDDDDDYDDDDQHGGDGDLWSLTRTSLSLSDRISHASL; translated from the exons ATGAGCATCTCAGTGAACGCCGAGTCTTGTGTGCCGCCGGGCTTCCGCTTCCATCCCACCGAGGAGGAGCTCCTCAACTACTACCTGAGGAAGAAGGTCATGTCCGAGAAGATCGATCTGGACGTCATCCGAGACGTTGATCTCAATAAGCTGGAGCCGTGGGACATCCAAG AGAAGTGCAGGATCGGGTCGACGCCGCAGAACGACTGGTACTTCTTCAGCCACAAGGACAAGAAGTACCCGACCGGCACCCGAACCAATCGAGCAACGGCCGCCGGCTTCTGGAAGGCCACCGGCCGCGACAAGGTGATCTATTCCAGCGTCACACGGATCGGCATGAGGAAGACGCTGGTGTTCTACAGAGGCCGAGCCCCCCATGGCCAGAAGTCGGACTGGATCATGCACGAGTACCGGCTCGATGACCACTCCGACCTCATCTCCCACTCCAAC GCCCCAAGTTCTATGGGAGAAGGGACAAACCAAGAAGACGCCTGGGTGGTCTGCcgagtgttcaagaagaagaaccACCACAGGGCCATTGACAGACCTAATAACTCTGCCTCCGTAACCAGCGATGCCAAGACCCAGTTGCTGCACCACCCGGGCAGCGGCGACGACGCATTGGATCAGATCCTGCAATACATGGGTCGATCATGCAAGGGAGAAAGCCAATGGACGACGAACAGTACTAGTAATAACATCGAGTACCTGAGGCCGATCGAGATCGCCTCATCTAGTGGTCTGCAGGAGATGTTCATGAAGCTTCCTGCTCCCGGAAGCCCCACCATCACGCCACTCCCAAATAGCTTCCCTCTTGATCACTCCTGCGATGACCAAACGAGCTACGGGATGTCAGCGGCCGTCGACATGGGCAGCGCCCACCGTGCCGAGACCGGAAGCGGCGACTGGGCTGCATTCGACCGGCTACTTGCCTCCCAGCTCAACGGCCCGTACGAGGGACCGAAACCGCTCGACGATGACTCTGGCGTTGGCTTTCGCTCATCAGCAAGAGTAGTgcatgctgatgatgatgatgatgatgatgatgatgatgattatgatgatgatgaccaaCATGGCGGCGATGGCGATCTATGgagcttgacgaggacgtcattaTCGCTGTCAGATCGCATCAGCCATGCGTCTCTGTGA